tatgtgaCACCTTGTCAAAGTTTTGTCTGTAAAGTTTTCAGAATTCTGCCAGTCATTAATAATCAATATTTTTTCCCCAGTAAAGAATATCCTGTAATATCTAAAAGCATCATGAGGCAACGATTGGTATCAAGTCATCCAGGGCAGCTAACAAGCAAATCAGATCTTAGCGCGCTCCATAGTAGCCACCAAGGTTTACAGCATTATCAGTATGAGAATGGGGCACACATGCAGTTTGGTGCAGCTGATGCTCAAGATCTACCGCTCAACTCCTTCACAGCTCAGAGAGACTCCGGGCTCTTCTATCACTGTTTAAAAAGAAGAGGTATTGTACAACTAGGTTGGGTGAATTTTTAAAGattcatttatttaaaaaatcagaTGTGTATTGAATCTCCAGAACTGACATATTTATATTCAATTCTATAATTAATCTtagactgggttcacatcatgtttttcccatccgtttaatgtatgcaaacatctatatgttaaacagatgcctcagactgatgcaatacagtggcatccgttcccCATAGAGTTctattgaaaatatatataatttttttcaacttatattttaaatgaatgggaaaaacatgatgtgaacccacccttaaaagAACACTAGAGGCAAAAGTCATAAACTGTGATTTGCTCTCTATGTGACTTCATGTCACTTTAAGAATAGCTCTTACTTAGTGATCATCTGAGCTCCCACATTGTACTGCTTTCTGGTTTGAGGAATCCAGTATAATTTTGAGTTTAGTGTACTGTCTGAACAGAGGATAAAATGTTAGATATTTAAAAGGCATGAAAGGGTAATTAAAGCAAAGTATGTTTAAAGACATTCAATGGTAGATATACAGTAACTCTAAAGGAGAGTTGCCAATATGTTATGCAGAGGCAGAGCTTCCCTTTGAAAACTAAGAAAATTTTGTATAATTCCTTAATATGGTACGTTTTGTAGTAATACTATTTAAAAGCTGAAATAAGTTTTaagctgtttttttgttttgtactcACATGAATATGATATGAATTTATCTTTTGAGTTTCTATGgtgtaaattataataaaaaaaaagtgttacatGTTAAAATCATAGTAATGAATCAGATACCGTACAAATAATAATCAGAACAACAGCTAAAATGACCATATATAGGGCTAGATTTACACATGTGGTCTTGAAAGAGGATCTGTTACCCATTGATGCTGATGTACTTAGTGTACTTGAGTCCAGTTAAATACTCCAAGATTTTAGTTGGTGTTTTAATGAGTCTGGTGTATTCATGAGCCAAACTTAAATGGTCATTGTGTTTTctcacaactttgcataaatcaataatacaattgaatctaagaATATTTTTGATATATATTATCGGAGGAAAACACCTTGTTCTATACTTATCCTCAGTTTTATCCCCTTATCCTTTTCTACATTAACATTCTTTCTGAATTTTGTATGAAATCTGTCTTGTAAGACAAAGACAAGCTGCCTGCTTACTGAAGATTGAGATTACATAATCCCATAGAAGTCTACGGAGGGGGAGGAGAAGGGAGGAAGTGCAGAAAGAAGCAAGTACACAGATGGCAGACACAGCAGATTCAGCAGCTAATAGTGAGCACTATATCTtacccaagtgctttattcacatctatactGCTCAGTAGTACGTCTCTGTAATATCCTCTATGTAACTTCTGAGTGATTCTGAGAGAGTGAATGAGTAAGAGTTAGGAAGTAGAATCTCCTGTCTCTGTATGTTCTTTATGGGCAAACATAATAGTCTTAACCCACTAGCTCAGCAAAAACAGAGAATTAGAGATGTGACCTGCAAAGAAGGAAACTGCAAAAATGGCAGATACAAGATATATAATTACCAGATTTACTGATCTAATTCATGTATGCACTTATTCTGAAGTGTTATTTGAAGTATGATCTCTGCGTTACTGTACTGAGCAGTGTGAGATTTGATCAGCATCAGGAGAGGGAGTACACTTAAAGGAGGTCTCAGTAAGGTTAGGTGGGTGAAGATTACGTTTAGCTCATCAACACATCTGACTCATGAGCTCTCTCACTCTCGAGCTCATGAGTAAGTACACCAGCTGCTTCAGGTCTAAGAGATCTATTTAATAATGTATCAAGTTTGCATTATAAAATCTGGGAGTAGATCCTCTTTTTTGCGCTTTTATAGAATTTTCAGTGTATTTGTTATAATCAGGTATGAATCCACAAAGAAGGGATAGTATAAAGTAAACTCAGATACTTTTGACTCTTTTTTTGTGTCAATTTCTGTATTTGGCTCAAataaattgcataaaaaaatagtATGTGTGACTCTAAAAATGACCGCTGATATAAGACAATTGGCTAGACAATCATTGGTTGGCTTTAAGTTTACATAATTCACTCAAAAACATGTTTAGCTATGTGATGTATATGTATTATTTCAATAGGAAAGGGTGAAATAACCAGTTGCTAGATGCATCTGGTGCTGCTTATCTATTCAAGAAAAAAGAATGATTGAACAGATTAAAATGAGGCATGCTGATCCTACACAGGACACATCAGGGGTCAATTGAGATCCTATTAAAATTGGCAGGGTCCTCCAACAAATATCTATAAGCTTATCTCTGTAGCTTGAGAATATAACATATATTTGAATATATAAGATATCTTTATTGTTTGTGGTACATGATTTATGGATATGGGATGAACCATCAGTCTAAGCCAATATGACTAACTGATAGAACATTAAAAGCCAAACTAAACACAACAACATTTTATTAAAATCATATGAATATAGTTGAGATCAGGCAAGAAGAAATACATAGAATAATATATGATCCTGATATACAGCAACTGCCCTGTCATAAACAATAGACATAAAACAATTCTGGTGCATATTCTGTATAGCATCAATGCTGAAATAAACCCTAAACTACCTATAAAGGGTTGAAAGAAGTGAAAATTCAATGCTTCTTAGGGTCTATTTACACCGGATAGTGTGCTGCTTCTATGCTGTGAATGTAAATGCTGTTCATAATGACATACTCTTGTGGAAGCTGCTGTTAGCAAATGAGCACACAACCCAACTCTTCCCTGTCTGATCAAAATGATGGTAATGTACATTAGGTCCTCAGCTTTGTGTATTAAAACTACTTTTCATAGGGAGTTATAAATTGTCTGTGTGAAGTAGAATCTTTTAAACTCTTGCCACATCTGGTGTACATTGCCTTAAGTTTTAGTTCTTTCTTTTACAGAGGGTGCCCGCCACCTTGAACTTCCTTGCAAGCGATCTTATCTAGATCCCTCTTCTTCTATGGCAGATGATCACTACTTTCGATCACCTCCACCATACGACCAACAGATGCTAAGCCCACCTTACCGCAATGAAGTGGCACCAAGAGATGCTTGTATGTACTCTACTTCTGGAGCAGAAATAGCAGGAGTATCAGGTGTTGATGATttgcctcctccaccaccaccttTAAGTTGCAACATGTGGACTTCTGTTTCACCATACACAAGCTATAGTGTCCAAACAATGGAAACTGTTCCATACCAGCCTTTTCCAACTCActttaccaccaccaccatgatgccTCGTCTTCCCACAATTACAAGCCAAGGATCACAGCCACCAAGTGAATCACACTTCAGTGTGTACAATCAGCTTTCTCAGTCTCAAGTACGAGAAAGAGTTCCAACCTCATCCtttcagagagagagagtgcaCCCATCTTTATGCGAAAGAAAGCCCCCATCACCACACATAAACACAGCAAATGAATTTTTATATTCACAAAGTTTTTCATTATCTAGAGAATCTTCACTACAATATCACTCTGGCATGGGGACAGTGGAAAACTGGACTGATGGATGACTGCACTTCCGACATATACCATATTTGAGTTATTCTCTATTGACCCAGACAATCTGATCTGTTAATACCTGTGGGTAACCTGCACTTCGGTAAACTTTTGCCTATGAATCAAATGAACATTTATTTTTAGTCAAAACAGGGTAAATCACCCCATCTAGATGTCTTGTTAGTTTAATGGATGAATTATTGAGTTAACCAAGACAACTATTGAAAATACATCAAACTAACTTGTAGAAATTTCCTGGAATCACTAAATCTTTGCATGCTGAATAGCTATTTATACctatatatgtgtacatatatatatttttataaatatatatatcacaaatGCAAGCCACATGTCTGATGAAGCTTAGCTAATAAAGTTGAGATGCTTAATAAAATTGTGAATGTTACCATGGTTCATGGAGACATCTATTTAAGATTTTTTATGATGATATAAGAAAAAACTGCGTGAGAGAAATAGCATATATATATCTACAGGAAGACACTTTATGAGAAATCCAGCTTATATCAAACAACTTGACAATGTTTCTCTTATACTTGTTAAATAGCATGGACTTTATGCTTACTAAATGGAAAGCTAAAATGCTATAAGGCAATTGTTGATGATGTCATACCTCTAGTTGTCTTTTCATTGATCTCTATTTACAGTATGTGTCGAGATATGGATATCTGCAGCTAATGTAAAGTCTAGATTTTATTGTCCTTTCTTACTTTCTTCCATCACTCTTACACATCTACAGAATGATACCGACATTTTTCAGACATATTTCCAggatagaaatgttttttttttcattggtcATTGTTTTCTGCTGGAATAGTGAATAACATTAAACTTATGTTGAAAATATATCTGGTTGACTAATTAGTTGTTGTATTACAATGTGCACATTTTAGTATGGCCTACATTGCATAatttataaaggtaaaaaaatctgtgacattttgaaatgtccATGCAGAGATTGCAGTTggatgctaatcgtgcagctgcagaagcAGGGAGCCTGGACTCCAGCTGGACTCCACTTCCACATCACTCTATACATAGCGCCCAATGAGATCAGACAGCAATGCTGGGAGTCTGTGGAACTCTACAGAGAGGTTGTACAAGCACTTATACTTTTTTCCTCCTGTAAACGTTTTACTTGCTTCTTAGGTCTATTAGGCTGGTCTCTTAGAAGTTCCATGTAAAAAGCCCTAAGCAATGGTGGAAAATGCCAATTTGTTTACAAACTTAAATACATAAGGATAATGGTGCACAGTTGATACTCATAAATCTGTTGAAGGGTCTGCTTTAAGTGATTTTAGTAGTTGAAATGTGAAGCACTTCATGTGATTATAGATTAGACAGGACTCATTCAGAATAATGTATTATACCAATGTTATGAATATTCTATAGGTAACACAAAGACCCTTGCAGTTCTACTGAAGCTTCCCTCCTATGTAAAGTTGCCCATACACCTTTACTAGCTGTTAGCCACCAGCTAATCTTCCCAACTCCCCTATACATATGCACACTTGTTTTTGTTGCGCACGCATGTGTTCTCAACACAGATTAGGGAGTAGGCTGCTGTAAGACTCTGGCAGGGGCTTATCTCCCTTGAGAATAGTATTGAGTGCTGACATTCAACATGTCTGATTCTTCATTGAAGAGAGTCAGCGCACTGAAATACACATAAAATAGTTGGTTGGTCCTGCCAAAGTCATTGGATTTGTCTGACCTTTTCCTCACCTTTATCTTTTTGAGATAAGATCAACTAGTTTATGATTTAGTATACTTTTTAAACTCTGGTCACATCATAATACAATGAAAAAGAGAACAAAAGAGACACAAATCAgaaatggtattttttttaaacaatagacATAGAAAACcattttatttagaattttggctgTTTTTTTCAGCTGTAAGTATACCattgaaaattacataaaaaGTATTGTCCTCCTGTACCAGTGAGCACAGATATAACTCCTATAGTGATAGGTAATCCATTGATGTTTtacagctgctgtgaggggatGATGCTATCTGTTAGTATAATAGTAGGTTAGTATAACTATGATAACACATGAAAGCTCTATTGTTcgcttgataggcctagataaagatgcccacataagagcattgcacttatcagtgTGATTTGTGATCTATTTCAGTGACTCGTTCCCCTTCCCTCTCTGGCTACAGTGAATGAGAAATTCAATCAATTCTATTTACTGTGCTAAAACTCCAAAAAAGAATATAAAGAGCCAgggcaggaagtagaatacatggagtgatttCAAAAAGTTATATTCATAAAACCATCCATTTTTGTAAAGAATAAAATGACCTAGGATATTTACAGAGATACAACTCCTATATAAATAGGTAATCCAGCTGCTATGAGGGGATGATGTTATATGTTAGTATAATAGTAGATTATTCGAATTATGATAAAGACATTACAGCTCTAATTggtctcttgataggcctagataaatatTCCCACAGAAGAGCATTACACTTAGCAGTGTGATGCCCTAATTGAGTCACTCATCTCCCTTACGTCTCTGGCTGCAGTTGCTGAGAAAGTCAAGCAGTGCTGTTTACTGTGCTAACAGTCGATAAACAGAAAGTCAAAGAGGCAAGGCAAGAAGTAGAATGCATGGAGTGACTTCTATAAAGTAtgtccagaaaaccatccaccaaTTTTTGTAAAGAACCCAACACTATTGTATACATTGTATTTATGTATTTACTGCTAAGAGTACACACCAATTCAATGTCTAATCTTCTGTTGATTGTATTCAAAGTCACATACACTTAAAGAATGGGTTCCAGGTCTCATGATatgtagatagatcgatagatagatagatagatagatagatagatagatagatagatagatagatagctaattACCAATTGCTATGTCAAAAGACAtttatatttaattattttttaatcttCTGCTCAGCAACTTGCATCAGCTTATCATTCGGTTCTTTGAAAATATCCACAGCAGAACACTGAGCTAACTCTATGAAAGTAGTTCTGCCAAATATTCTCCAGAGCATGCACAGTCATTACAGAAATGGAAATAATGTAAATAGAAATCTCATTTCTCAAGCCTTATGTGAATGTTTAGGGCTGCTCAACAGGTCTCTTCAGTCTGCCCAGAATCCGGTCATGGGTGCCTTTTAAACCAGTTATATGTTTATTAATATAAAGCATTGGAGCTAATGAAAAAACGGAAAATGTCTGTAAATTTAATGTTTATGTTAAGAGTTACTTTTATATGAGCACTTTTATTAAAAGCTGCTTTCATTATTGGTGCGTCAGTTAAAATTATGTTTAATTTTAGAATATGTGTAAGCAAATCAAAGTAATTAATATCCCTTAATATGTAGCTCTAACCATAGCTTAAAAGTTTCTCATGTCCTTGAATTGCCATGTGCAGTCAGAAGGTACAGTGTTTGTATTGCAAGCTCAGCCATTTGCTACATGAACCTTTTATGTCTCAAGATTCAAAAGAAAGAAGTGTTCATCATatcttgatggaggacatgcttgGTGTCTCATCTCCTTGCAAGCATAGTTTGCATTTTTCGTCTTAGGATAGCCCAAGATGTGACCAATGTATTAAACGAATTTCGCATCTCTAAATGAATTTGGCACATTCACTGCAAAAATGAAGGATTTAAAGACAGACATTTTCTGGGATtatcatattgatgaccaatcctcaggataagtcatcaatttcagatcacCTTAGCCTCCTTGCGGGTCACCAAGCACAGTGTCGTCCATTTGaaaatggctgtgcttggtattgcagctcagacctttcacttgaatgggactgagctgcatctaggccaaGTGACAAATGAACATGATGtctcatggcctaggaagaggcctgacGGCTCACCAAGCGCCTCAGCCTCgttatacagctgattggcaggggggtCCCGTAAGTCTTACTGTCCCTTTGGCTTTAGTctctaaagaggacctttcagtaGGTCATAAAGTTCTATCTGTGCATACTATCATTTTACTGCTGGCTCCATGAGCATTTTGCCATTATTCCTAACTCGATTTACTTCCCCCTTTCCCCATCCCCCCTCATTGCTGAGCAGAGACTGAGGAGAAGCTTAGGCTGAAGAGCAGCTACAGCCAAGAatacaggttaggctactttcccactggtgttttagctttccgtttgtgagatccgttcagggctctcgcaagcggcccaaaacagatcagttttgccctaatgcattctgaatggaaaaggaaccgctcagaatacatcagtttggctctgttccgtctccattctgctttggaggaggacaccaaaaacgctgcttgcagcgttttggtgtccacctggcgaaactgagccaaaaggatccgttctgacacacaatttctatcacacaatctggcacaaaataaaacggatccgtcttggctatgttaaagatacagacggatccgatctTGGCTATGATAAagatacaaacggatccgcataCGGTGGTATTACctgaactgatccgtctgtgcagatgcatgacggatccgcaccaaacacgagtgtgaaagtagccttagaggctaTCTTAGGTCAGCTATTTTAGGTCAGAAGCTGGACACAACTGATAAATGTGAACTGCACTTCAGTGTGCAGATCCAGCATTTATCCAATGATAGTGCTGGACAGAAAAGCTAACTGGCACTAATTGGCATCTGGGATAAATAGACGGCCTATCATATATTATCTGTTATGTGATTTTATGAATATGTCATGTGTCCCATTGTATAATATTGTACTGTGTCTTATGTATGTATGATAATGGAGACCTTACAGGTTTGAGAAGTCTGCAAGAGTCTGTCATGAGATAAACATCCTTTGTTGTAATAGCATTTTCCTATCAGAGACTAAAACCGGGTGGTTACTCAACTTGGCTCTTTGGAATTGTTAATCAGGTATGTCCTGTTCCTCACACTTGTTCCCATAGAACTTTATGAAGTGCCTAGAAACCGGGTTACTATTCACAGCATGTGGTCTAGAGGctgctgtcacggcctatggtgtgcgtaGTATGGTGTGGTGGCAATgcgttgctgtgagagcatgctgtggtagtgtctcggccttctgggtgattgcagtgatatggttgccacgcatgctgttgccggtggttacgtgtttggtatgcttgtgtgtgcacagGACACACCGTGACAGTacgaccacaagggtggccctcactggacagatggaacaccctggactggagcagagctccagcaccaacgaccGCTGAAGTACAAcagactccagccaggaaaccacagaagatataagccaagtgaccacacccagtcagagagttaacccttacagcaccagacagagtgaggctacaacttaaaggggaagtgcacacacaagcataccaaacacgcaaccaccggcaacagcatgcatggcaaccatatCACGGCAATCActcagaaggccgagacactgccaccgcatgctctcacagcaacacattgccgcgggcaaccgaAAGTGTGGCAAAAGTGACACAGCGTACATCATAGGCCGTGACAGCTGCAGGGCTACATACAGGAACATGAGTAAATGTATCATACGCTGTAAGACGTTCCTGATAAACCTACATGTTAATAATTTTCATTATCACATTTGGTACATCGTGGGCATCGCAGGAAGTCCAAACAACCCATACCT
This is a stretch of genomic DNA from Bufo gargarizans isolate SCDJY-AF-19 chromosome 3, ASM1485885v1, whole genome shotgun sequence. It encodes these proteins:
- the TBX4 gene encoding T-box transcription factor TBX4 isoform X2 — protein: MLQEKSLPEGEDGFTATQTAGHVEAAAGSPTMGVAGLSNSLSSPQSQDPEQTIENIKVYLHEKELWKKFHEAGTEMIITKAGRRMFPSYKVKVTGMNPKTKYILLIDIVPADDHRYKFCDNKWMVAGKAEPAMPGRLYVHPDSPATGAHWMRQLVSFQKLKLTNNHLDPFGHIILNSMHKYQPRLHIVKADENNAFGSKNTAFCTHVFSETSFISVTSYQNHKITQLKIENNPFAKGFRGSDDSDLRVARLQSKEYPVISKSIMRQRLVSSHPGQLTSKSDLSALHSSHQGLQHYQYENGAHMQFGAADAQDLPLNSFTAQRDSGLFYHCLKRREGARHLELPCKRSYLDPSSSMADDHYFRSPPPYDQQMLSPPYRNEVAPRDACMYSTSGAEIAGVSGVDDLPPPPPPLSCNMWTSVSPYTSYSVQTMETVPYQPFPTHFTTTTMMPRLPTITSQGSQPPSESHFSVYNQLSQSQVRERVPTSSFQRERVHPSLCERKPPSPHINTANEFLYSQSFSLSRESSLQYHSGMGTVENWTDG
- the TBX4 gene encoding T-box transcription factor TBX4 isoform X1, with translation MLQEKSLPEGEDGFTATQTAGHVEAAAGSPTMGVAGLSNSLSSPQSQDPEQTIENIKVYLHEKELWKKFHEAGTEMIITKAGRRMFPSYKVKVTGMNPKTKYILLIDIVPADDHRYKFCDNKWMVAGKAEPAMPGRLYVHPDSPATGAHWMRQLVSFQKLKLTNNHLDPFGHIILNSMHKYQPRLHIVKADENNAFGSKNTAFCTHVFSETSFISVTSYQNHKITQLKIENNPFAKGFRGSDDSDLRVARLQSKEYPVISKSIMRQRLVSSHPGQLTSKSDLSALHSSHQGLQHYQYENGAHMQFGAADAQDLPLNSFTAQRDSGLFYHCLKRRGIVQLEGARHLELPCKRSYLDPSSSMADDHYFRSPPPYDQQMLSPPYRNEVAPRDACMYSTSGAEIAGVSGVDDLPPPPPPLSCNMWTSVSPYTSYSVQTMETVPYQPFPTHFTTTTMMPRLPTITSQGSQPPSESHFSVYNQLSQSQVRERVPTSSFQRERVHPSLCERKPPSPHINTANEFLYSQSFSLSRESSLQYHSGMGTVENWTDG